TGGTGCAGGTTTTGTGTGGTTTTCCATATGTTGTTCTGCCACACAAGATTACACCGGTAGGATAAAAGCCTAGGCGGGTAGGTTCCTCTTTGTCTTTTTTTTGTAAGAGCAACCTATCGGTCTAGGCTTTTTTAGTTTTTTAGCCTCCTCGATAGGGCGCTCTGGGGGTATCAGTTGACCGGTGGCCGGGAGAAGGAACCGCCACCTGTGCTGCAGGGAATTGTTACACCCTAAGAACCCCAAGAAGGAGGAAGTTACTGATGAGTATTGCTGCACGGAAAGCGTTGACGCAACGGCAAGGCTGGTTGGAACGGCTCTTCCATCTCAGCGAGTATGACACCGATGTTCGGACAGAAATTTCTGCCGGCATCACCACCTTCATGACCATGGCCTATGTGATGATTGTCCACCCAAGTATCATGGCTGCTGCTGGGATGCCGGTGGCGGAGATGGCAGTGGTCACCGCGATCACCTCTGGTTTGTTTACCCTCATGATGGGACTTTACGCCAATCGTCCCTTCGCCCTGGCCCCGGCGATGGGAAGTAACGTGTTTTTTGCCTCTACCTTGGTTGCCGGGGGGATTGCCACTTGGCAGCAAGCCCTTGGGATGGTATTTATCTCCGGCATGACCTTTGTTGCCCTCACTGTTTTAGGTTTCCGGGAGATGATTGTAAAGACAATACCAAAATGCATCAAAGTGTCCATCGGAGCTGCCTTGGGGCTGTTTATCGCCCAACTGGGCATGAAGAACGCTGGATGGATGGTTGCCCAAGGTTCTTTGGCTATCGGCGATCTGACGACTCCGGGAGCTATCCTGGCGATGATTGGTTTTGTCATTATTGCGGTAATGATGAGTCGAGGGGTTAAGGGAGCATTGCTTTGGGGGATTTTGCTGACCAGCGCCATTGGAATTCCCATGGGAGTAACTCAGTTACCCACTAAGATTATTTCGCTACCACCTTCCATCGCACCGATAGCCTTCAAACTCGATATTTTAGGAACTTTGAAGCTGTCCTTTGTGCCAGCGATGTTCATCTTTTTCACCGGGGACTTTTTCTCAACTCTGGGGACGGTACTAGGGGTCGGCGGCAAGGCCGGCTTACTCGATGAAAACGGGGACCTGCCAGGAATTGAGAAACCCTTCCTGGTAGACGCACTGGGTACTGTGGTGGGCGCCTTGTTGGGCACCTCTACAGTCACCACCTATGTGGAGTCTGCCGCGGGCGTAGAAGCCGGTGGACGGACGGGACTAACGGCCGTGACCACGGCAGTTATTTTCTTCCTGATGCTCTTTTTGACACCGATTGCAACGATTATCCCTTCGGAGGCAACGGCACCGGCTCTGGTCCTAATTGGGCTGTTAATGCTCCCGGCGATTAAGGAAGTGGACTTTGGCGATTTCACCGAAGCCCTGCCGGCCTTTGTCACCATCTTGTTTACCGCCTTTACCTTTAACCTGGCCAATGGCATTAGCTTGGGGGTACTTACCTACGTGGTCATTAAGGTGGCCTCTGGCAGAAGGCACGAAGTTCCCTTGGGAATGTACATCCTGTGCCTGCCCTTGTTGTACTACTTGGCGACTCTGTAAGCTAGAAGAACCCGTGGAAAGGAGACTAACAGGTGCAGAAGCTTTCGTTGCAGGAGCGAAAAGAGTTGATCGAAGCGGCCATGGGGAAAAGGCCCTTTGATCTGGTGATTACCAACGTTCAACTGGTCAACGTCTTCACCGGGGAAATCTATCCCGCTGCGATTGGGGTATATAACGGGTACATTGCCCATGTGGAGGCAGACCCCGACGCTGCAGAAGCCAGGATCGATACCTCTACCTGGGAAGCAAAGGAAGTCATTGACGGTCAGGGGCACTACCTGATTCCTGGGCTAATCGATGCCCATGTTCATATTGAAAGCAGCATGCTGACGCCCGCCAATTTCGCCGAATTGGTGATTCCCCATGGGACGACCACGGTAATTACCGATCCCCATGAGATCGGCAATGTCCTGGGCAAAGAGGGCGTGCGGTACATGATTGAGGCCAGTGAAGGCCTGCCGATGAACCAGTACATCCTAGTTCCCTCCAGTGTACCCGCGGTGCCGGGATTTGAGGAGGCTGGAGCGGAGTTTCTGGCCGAAGATGTAGCGGAAATGCTGGAGTGGGAGCGAACCATTGGCTTGGCAGAAGTGATGGACTTTCC
The sequence above is drawn from the Bacillota bacterium genome and encodes:
- a CDS encoding NCS2 family permease, which translates into the protein MSIAARKALTQRQGWLERLFHLSEYDTDVRTEISAGITTFMTMAYVMIVHPSIMAAAGMPVAEMAVVTAITSGLFTLMMGLYANRPFALAPAMGSNVFFASTLVAGGIATWQQALGMVFISGMTFVALTVLGFREMIVKTIPKCIKVSIGAALGLFIAQLGMKNAGWMVAQGSLAIGDLTTPGAILAMIGFVIIAVMMSRGVKGALLWGILLTSAIGIPMGVTQLPTKIISLPPSIAPIAFKLDILGTLKLSFVPAMFIFFTGDFFSTLGTVLGVGGKAGLLDENGDLPGIEKPFLVDALGTVVGALLGTSTVTTYVESAAGVEAGGRTGLTAVTTAVIFFLMLFLTPIATIIPSEATAPALVLIGLLMLPAIKEVDFGDFTEALPAFVTILFTAFTFNLANGISLGVLTYVVIKVASGRRHEVPLGMYILCLPLLYYLATL